From the Rickettsiales bacterium genome, the window CTTTCTGAATAGAATTTGTTATCTTATCAGCATAGAGAATCACTTTTCCTTCAACGTTTCTAGCAGCTCTGCCTATGGTTTGAATCAATGAAGTTTCAGAGCGTAAAAATCCTTCTTTATCTGCATCTAGAATTGCCACTAAACCACATTCTGGAATATCTAATCCTTCTCTAAGTAAGTTTATACCTACTAATACATCAATCTCTCCTTTGCGTAATTGCTGAATAATATCTATCCTCTCTAAAGTTTTAATATCAGAATGAAGATAAGCCGCTTTAATATTATGTTCTATTAAATATTGCTGTAGATGCTCTGCCATTTTCTTGGTTAAAGTGATAGCCAAAACACGTAGATCTTTTTTTACTAAAGCCTTTATTTCAAATAATAAATCTTCAACTTGATTGACAACTGGTCTTATAGAGCAAATAGGATCGACTAACCCTGTTGGACGGGTTAATAATTCAACTCGTTTATTATCAGTTAACCCCAATTCAAATTTACCTGGAGTTGCTGAAACGAAGATAGTCTTGGGGCGCATATTATCCCATTCTTCGAATTTAAGCGGACGATTATCACATGCTGAAGGAAGTCGAAATCCATGTTCGACAAGAGAAGTTTTTCGTGCTCTATCTCCATTGTACATAGCTCCAATTTGTGGAACTGAAACATGACTTTCGTCAATAAATAACACTGACTCTTTAGGAAAATATTCAAATAAGGTTGGGGGAGGAGCTCCAGCTTTTCTTCCTGTTATATAGCGAGAGTAATTTTCAATTCCCTTACATGTTCCAGAAGCTTGCATCATTTCTATATCATATAAGGTTCTTTGTTTTAGTCGATGTGCTTCCAATCCTAAATCTTGGCTTTTTAAATATTCTAAGCGATGGTCTAAATCATCCATTATCTGGGTTATAGCTCCAGATATTATTTCTTTTGAAGAAATAAAATGACTATTTGGAAAAACTGTTATTTTATCTAATTTTTCTTTCTTCTGGCTTGTTAAAGCATCAATTTCTACAATTGATTCAATATTATTACCAAAAAATGAAATTCTCCAAGCTTTATCAGAATAATGCGATGGAAAAATATCCACCACATCTCCCTTTATTCTAAATTTTCCTCGAGAAAACTCATAATCATTGCGTTCATAAAGTAGTGCTATTAACTCTTTTGCTAAAGTAGTTGGGGCAATTTTATCTCCAAGATTGATTTGGTACCTAGATTCAGAGTAGCTCTCAGGAGAACCAAGACCATAAATACACGACACAGAAGAAATAATAATAACATCATTTCTTTCAAATAAAGCTCTAGTAGCTGAGTGGCGAAACTGATCGATTTGCTCATTAATAGACGCATCTTTTTCAATATAAGTGTCAGTCCTTGGGATATATGCTTCTGGCTGATAATAGTCATAGTAAGAAACAAAATATTCTACTGCATTATCAGGAAAAAAACCCTTCATTTCTTCATAAAGCTGCGCGGCCAAAGTTTTATTATGCGCCATTATCAATGCAGGGCATTGTA encodes:
- the uvrB gene encoding excinuclease ABC subunit UvrB, with the protein product MSGNSFKLSSNFTISPAQEAAKNSLVSGVKNSQQNQVLLGVTGSGKTFTMANIIHDLQCPALIMAHNKTLAAQLYEEMKGFFPDNAVEYFVSYYDYYQPEAYIPRTDTYIEKDASINEQIDQFRHSATRALFERNDVIIISSVSCIYGLGSPESYSESRYQINLGDKIAPTTLAKELIALLYERNDYEFSRGKFRIKGDVVDIFPSHYSDKAWRISFFGNNIESIVEIDALTSQKKEKLDKITVFPNSHFISSKEIISGAITQIMDDLDHRLEYLKSQDLGLEAHRLKQRTLYDIEMMQASGTCKGIENYSRYITGRKAGAPPPTLFEYFPKESVLFIDESHVSVPQIGAMYNGDRARKTSLVEHGFRLPSACDNRPLKFEEWDNMRPKTIFVSATPGKFELGLTDNKRVELLTRPTGLVDPICSIRPVVNQVEDLLFEIKALVKKDLRVLAITLTKKMAEHLQQYLIEHNIKAAYLHSDIKTLERIDIIQQLRKGEIDVLVGINLLREGLDIPECGLVAILDADKEGFLRSETSLIQTIGRAARNVEGKVILYADKITNSIQKALDENERRRNIQIQYNLDNNIIPETITKSIKEDFYSFNIEKIIEPVSKKASPEKISKTINELSYKMFKAAGDLDFEYAAKLRDEIKELEKILQLG